ATATTGGTATCCGCATGGGAACGCTGGAAGACAGCTCCATGATTGCTCGACGGTTGGCTGACCGGCGCGAATATGTGGTCGGTTCGGTGGATTACTTCCAGCGCCACCCGCAGCCGCATACGCTATCGGAACTGCGCCACCATCGCTGCCTGCATGGGTCTCGTGATCGCTGGCGATTTGCCGTGAATGGGGTAGCACGCGAGGTGACCGTCAAGGGTCCCTGGCAGGGCAACTCGGGGCCGGCGCTGCTGGATGCGGCCCTCAAGGGGTTGGGGCTGGCCCAGTTACCGGATTACTACGTAGAACAACACCTGGCAACCGGCGAACTGATCTCGGTACTCGACAACCACCGTCACGGTGATACAGGTGTCTGGGCTGTCACCCCTCACCACCGACATCGTTCGCCTCGAGTCAGGCTGGTCATCGACTACCTCGCAGAGCATCTGGGATCGCGGCTTCCCCATCGAACGCCGGATCGGCAGTAGACTCGCGGAGCCATACCGCTCATCCCGATACAACGGTCGAGCGCGGGACCACTGTCACCCACCAATGAGTGTGCGACACCACGGTCACTGGCAACAGCTGCGTCAGGCGAAAGAATGTCGTCCTGAGATGCCCGGCGGAAGACTCCAGACAGACGCAGCTACGCCCGCTCGAGCATAATCTCGGGCGGGCGCTGGTGTCACACGGAGCAAGGGCACAAAGCCGATCACGACTCGCTCACTTGAAGTTCTTGCGCACGATCAGACCTATCTCTCCGACGATACCACTGCGGAAGCTCAGCACACAGATCACGAAGATTGCGCCAAGAATCACGCTAACCCAATTGCCCAATGGTGACTGCGCCAACTGTGTCTGCAGCCCGACCACCAGACCGGCACCCACCAATGGGCCGAATAGGGTGCCCACCCCACCGAGCAGGGTCATCAGGATCACCTCGCCGGACATGTGCCAGTGAGCGTCGGTCAGCGAAGCGAGTTGAAAGACGACCGACTTGGTAGCACCAGCCAATCCTGCCAGGCCAGCGGAGATCACGAAGGCTACCAGCTTGTAGGCGTCAACGTTGTAGCCCAGCGACAACGCCCTGGGTTCGTTCTCACGGATGGCCTTGAGTACCTGACCAAAGGGTGAATGGACCGTACGCTGGATGATGGCAAAGCCGATCAGAAACACCGCGAACACGAAGTAATACATGTTGAGGTTGTCACGCAGATTGATCAGTCCGAACAACTCTCCACGCGGCACCCCATGCAACCCATCCTCACCACCGGTGAACGGCGCCTGAACAAAGAAGAAGTACACCATCTGCGCCAGCGCCAAAGTCACCATGGCGAAGTAGATTCCCTGGCGACGAATCGCCAGGGCTCCGAACAGGATTCCCAGCACGACCGCCGCAACGGTGCCAAGCAGGATACCGAGCTCTGGAGTCAGTCCCGGATGGTTGGCCAGCAAAGTGCCCGTGACATAACCACCGGTGGCCAGGAAAGCGGCGTGCCCGAAAGACAGCAAACCTGCAAAGCCAAGCAGCAGATTGAAGGCACATGCGAATAGTGCAAAACACAGCACCTTCATCAGGAATACCGGATAGGCAACGAACGGTGCCGCCAGGCCAATGGCAATCAGCACCATGTAGAGCGCGCAGCGACGCCGTTGCGCCTTGCGACGGCGCTGCATTGCTGGAGTCAAGGTTTGAGTTATTGCCATGATGTCATGCCTCCTTGCCGAAGAGTCCCGCAGGACGCAGCATCAAAACCACTACCATCACCAGGAAGATCACGGTATTGGCTGCCTCGGGGTAGTACACCTTGGTGAGCCCCTCAATCAGCCCCATGCCCAGGCCGGTGACAATCGCTCCCAGAATGGAACCCATGCCGCCGATCACCACCACGGCAAAGACCACGATCAAAAGGCTCGACCCCATGGTGGGCGAGACCGGATAGAGCGGCGCGGCCAGCACACCAGCAAAGGCCGCCAGCGCCACACCGAAACCGTAGGTCAGCGTAATCAGTTGTGGCACGTTGACACCGAACGCCTGCATCAATGCTGGATTCTCGGTGCCGGCACGTAGGTAGGCACCGAGACGAGTCCGCTCGATGATGAACCAGGTCGCAAGGCAAACGCCGAGCGCCGCCACCAGCACCCAGCCACGATAGGTCGGCAGAAACATGAAGCCGAGCTGAAAGCCTCCCTGAAGTGACGCCGGAATCGGATAGCTGGAGCCCGAAACCCCGAGGAAATTGACCAGAACTCCCTCGAAGATCAGTGCCAAACCGAAGGTGAGCAACAATCCATAGAGGTGGTCGAGATGGGCAATGCGCCTCAGAATGAGGCGTTCGATCAGCGCACCCAGACCACCAATCACCAGTGGTACCAGCAACAACGCCACCCAGTAGTTGATGCCCAGATACTGCAGCCCCAGCAAGGCGGCAACAGCACCCAACATATATTGAGCACCGTGGGCGAAATTGACGATCTTCAACAAACCGAAGATCACAGCCAGTCCCAGGCTCAGCAGGGCATAAAAGGCACCGTTGATCAGGCCCAGCATCAGTTGCCCGATGAATACCGCCAGCGGTACTCCGAATATCATCGTCATAGCATGAAGCTCCCCTCAACTTGGCGGCGGCCGTGGCCGCCGCCGGCTCCGCTCAGTTCTGCACCAGCTTGCACTGGCTCTCGGAAAGCGGTCGGAACGCGTCCTCGGCGGGAATGGTGGAAAGGATCTCGTAGACGTCCCATTCACCTTCGGAGTCGGCCGGAGCCTTCACCTGGGCCAGGTACATGTCATGGATCATTCGGCCATCCTCACGAATACGGCCATTGCGAGAGAAGAAATCTTCTACCGGTGTCGCCATCATCTGTTCCTTGACAGCCTCTGGGTCGTCGCTCCCTACCTCAGCCATGGCATTGAGGTAGTGCTGAGTGCTGGAATAAACGCCTGCCTGGACCATGGTTGGCATCCGCCCTACCCGTTCGTAGTAGCGCTCTGCCCACTCACGGGACGCGTCATCCATGTCCCAGTACCACCCCGTGGTGAGCAGCAGCCCTTGGGTAGTATCGATCCCCATGGCATGAACGTCGTTGAGAAAGATCAGCAAGCCGGCGAGTTGCTGTCCAGATTGGGTCAGGCCGAACTGACTGGCCGTAGTGATGGCATTTACGGTATCCGAGCCAGCGTTCGCCAACCCTATGATCTTCGCCCCGGACCCCTGGGCCTGGAGGATATAGGAGGAGAAATCACTGGTCGGAAAAGGATGATGCACTCCGCCAACGATCTCGCCACCGTTGTCTTCCACCACCTTGGTGACATCCTCTTCCAGCGCGTGACCAAATGCATAGTCGGCGGTGAGCAGGAACCAACTATCGCCACCCTGCTCCACTACCGCCCTGGCAGTTCCATTAGCCAGTGGATAGGTGTCATAGACCCAGTGAATATGGTTCGGTGTACAGTGTTCGTTGGTGATGCTGGACGCCGCTGAGCCGGAGACAATCCCCAGGCCACCGGCTTCCTCGAGCACTTTGGTCACGGCAATGGTCACCGAGGACGCGACAAGGCCAGCCACCAGATCAACGTCCTGCACATCCAGCCACTCGCGCACGGTATTGGCGCCTACATCTGCGCTGTTGCGGTCGTCGGCGCTGATGATCTCGATCGGAGCACCGTTTACCTCACCACCAAAGTCTTCCACGGCCATTTCCAGAGCGGCCAACCCACCAGGCCCAGCGAGATCGCGATAGGTGCCTGACATATCCGCCAGGTAACCGATACGTACTACATCATCACTCATCTGTGCCTGGCTTCCTGAAGCCATCAAGGCGGTAGTCAGCGCGATACTGCTGGCAAGGCTCTTGCGACAGAACGTCATTGTCATCTCCGTTGCCCACAAGGGGCCGTTTGTTGTTGTCAGTACGGTTGCTGCCTGATACCGGGAGTAATATCTGGTTCGTCACACTCCCAGCCGTGCATTGAGATCCTCGCGCCGTGAAGGCAGCTCGGCGGCGCTGATCTCTTCGATGACGCGGCCATGTTCCATGACAAAGTGGCGGTCGGCGAGCGGGGCAGCAAAACGAAAGTTCTGCTCCACCAGCACGATCGTCATGCCGCGCGATTTGAGCTTCTCCAGCACCTCGCCCAGCGCCTGAACAATCACCGGTGCCAATCCTTCGGTAATCTCATCGAGCAGCAGCAAGCGTGCGCCGGTACGCAGGATGCGTGCCATGGCCAGCATCTGCTGTTCACCTCCGGACAGTCGGGTCCCCTGGCTGCGGCGCCGCTCCCAGAGGTTGGGGAACATCTCGTAGATCTCGTCGATGGACATCCCGCCCGAGCGCACTGTCGGTGGCAGCAGCAGGTTTTCCTCAACATCGAGGCTGGCGAAGATGCCGCGCTCCTCAGGGCAGAAACCGATGCCAAGGCGCGGAATTCGATGCGGTTTCATGGCCAGGGTCTCGGTGCCGTTGACCACGATCGAGCCGGTACGCCGACCTACCATGTTCATGATTGCCTTGAGCGTCGTACTACGACCGGCACCATTGCGCCCCAGCAGGGTGACCAGTTCACCGCGCCTTACATCAAAATCAACGCCATGGAGAATATGCGACTCGCCATAGAAAGCGTGAAGGTCGCTGACCCGCAAGAACTCGCTGCCTTCCTGCCCTTGATATTCAGAGAGCGCTTCGGCTGTCTGGTTCATGCGCCACCCTCCTCTACCACCGCCTCGCTCCCCATATAGGCTTCGCGGACCAGCGGGTCACGAGAGACACTCTCGTAATCGCCCTCGGCAAGCACACTGCCACGAGCCAATACGGTAATACGGTCGCACAGCCGACTGACCACACTGAGGTTATGTTCCACCATCAGCACAGTGCGCCCGGCAGAAACTCGACGAATCAGTTCAACGATGCGGTCCACGTC
This Halomonas huangheensis DNA region includes the following protein-coding sequences:
- a CDS encoding LysR family transcriptional regulator; translation: MHPWEGIEAFIEVVRQGSFAGAARRLDVSSSHVSRQVAALERRLNTTLLYRTTRRIRLTEAGRLYHQQCDALIDGFRDADSAVRDLEAKPRGEIALTCATTFGERFVAPLINDLLAQHPLLSLRLYFTNRQADLLEEGFDIGIRMGTLEDSSMIARRLADRREYVVGSVDYFQRHPQPHTLSELRHHRCLHGSRDRWRFAVNGVAREVTVKGPWQGNSGPALLDAALKGLGLAQLPDYYVEQHLATGELISVLDNHRHGDTGVWAVTPHHRHRSPRVRLVIDYLAEHLGSRLPHRTPDRQ
- a CDS encoding branched-chain amino acid ABC transporter permease, which translates into the protein MAITQTLTPAMQRRRKAQRRRCALYMVLIAIGLAAPFVAYPVFLMKVLCFALFACAFNLLLGFAGLLSFGHAAFLATGGYVTGTLLANHPGLTPELGILLGTVAAVVLGILFGALAIRRQGIYFAMVTLALAQMVYFFFVQAPFTGGEDGLHGVPRGELFGLINLRDNLNMYYFVFAVFLIGFAIIQRTVHSPFGQVLKAIRENEPRALSLGYNVDAYKLVAFVISAGLAGLAGATKSVVFQLASLTDAHWHMSGEVILMTLLGGVGTLFGPLVGAGLVVGLQTQLAQSPLGNWVSVILGAIFVICVLSFRSGIVGEIGLIVRKNFK
- a CDS encoding branched-chain amino acid ABC transporter permease; translated protein: MTMIFGVPLAVFIGQLMLGLINGAFYALLSLGLAVIFGLLKIVNFAHGAQYMLGAVAALLGLQYLGINYWVALLLVPLVIGGLGALIERLILRRIAHLDHLYGLLLTFGLALIFEGVLVNFLGVSGSSYPIPASLQGGFQLGFMFLPTYRGWVLVAALGVCLATWFIIERTRLGAYLRAGTENPALMQAFGVNVPQLITLTYGFGVALAAFAGVLAAPLYPVSPTMGSSLLIVVFAVVVIGGMGSILGAIVTGLGMGLIEGLTKVYYPEAANTVIFLVMVVVLMLRPAGLFGKEA
- a CDS encoding ABC transporter substrate-binding protein, with the protein product MTFCRKSLASSIALTTALMASGSQAQMSDDVVRIGYLADMSGTYRDLAGPGGLAALEMAVEDFGGEVNGAPIEIISADDRNSADVGANTVREWLDVQDVDLVAGLVASSVTIAVTKVLEEAGGLGIVSGSAASSITNEHCTPNHIHWVYDTYPLANGTARAVVEQGGDSWFLLTADYAFGHALEEDVTKVVEDNGGEIVGGVHHPFPTSDFSSYILQAQGSGAKIIGLANAGSDTVNAITTASQFGLTQSGQQLAGLLIFLNDVHAMGIDTTQGLLLTTGWYWDMDDASREWAERYYERVGRMPTMVQAGVYSSTQHYLNAMAEVGSDDPEAVKEQMMATPVEDFFSRNGRIREDGRMIHDMYLAQVKAPADSEGEWDVYEILSTIPAEDAFRPLSESQCKLVQN
- a CDS encoding ABC transporter ATP-binding protein, with amino-acid sequence MNQTAEALSEYQGQEGSEFLRVSDLHAFYGESHILHGVDFDVRRGELVTLLGRNGAGRSTTLKAIMNMVGRRTGSIVVNGTETLAMKPHRIPRLGIGFCPEERGIFASLDVEENLLLPPTVRSGGMSIDEIYEMFPNLWERRRSQGTRLSGGEQQMLAMARILRTGARLLLLDEITEGLAPVIVQALGEVLEKLKSRGMTIVLVEQNFRFAAPLADRHFVMEHGRVIEEISAAELPSRREDLNARLGV